One stretch of Mangifera indica cultivar Alphonso chromosome 9, CATAS_Mindica_2.1, whole genome shotgun sequence DNA includes these proteins:
- the LOC123225495 gene encoding villin-3-like isoform X3, with amino-acid sequence MLSSLTVHRGTEIWRIENFQPVPLPKSDYGKFYMGDCYIILQTTPGRGGTYLHDIHFWIGKDSSQDESGTAAIKTVELDVVLGGRAVQHRELQGHESDKFLSYFKPCIIPLEGGVASGFKKPEEEEFETRLYVCRGKRVVRMKQVPFARSSLNHDDVFILDTQHKIYQFNGANSNIQERAKALEVTQFLKEKYHEGKCDVAIVDDGKLDTESDSGEFWVLLGGFAPIGKKVAGEDDIVPESIPAQLYSIEDGQAKIVEGELSKSLLENNKCYILDRGNEVFVWVGRVTQLEERKAAGQKVEEFLANQNRPKSTRITRVIQGYETHAFKSNFDSWPSGSATPGAEEGRGKVAALLKQQGVGIKGMNKSTTTNEAVPPLLEGGGKMEVWRINGKARTALPKEDVGKFYSGDCYIVLYTYHSGDRKEDYFLCSWIGTDSIEEDQMMAAQLATTMCNSLKGRPVQGRIFQGKEPPQFVALFQPMVVLKGGLSSGYKKYLADKGVTDETYTAENIALIRISGTSIHNNKVVQVDAVATSLNSTECFLLQSGSSTFTWHGNQCTFEQQQLAAKVAEFLKPGVSLKHAKEGTESSAFWFALGGKQSYTSKKISPEVVRDPHLFTFSFNKGKFEVEEVYNFSQDDLLSEDILLLDTHAEVFVWVGQSVDSKEKQSAFEIGQYYINMATSLEGLSPKVPLYKVTEGNEPCFFTTFFSWDSTKAAVQGNSFQKKVALLFGASHVAEDKSNTNQGGPTQRASALAALSSAFNPSSGKSNPVNSFFMLQTQDRSNGSNQGGPTQRATALAALSSAFNSSPGSKGSASKLSNAGQGSQRAAAVAALSSVLTAEKKRSPDASPPQSSSPPSETNPPSESAQSESDSQEVAEVKEDEEVLAVSESNGEEVTSQDDNGSESGLSTFSYNQLKAKSKNPVTGIDFKRREAYLSDEEFQNVFGMAKEDFYKLPKWKQDMQKKKVDLF; translated from the exons ATGTTGTCAAGCTTAACAGTTCACAGGGGGACTGAAATCTGGAGAATTGAGAATTTCCAACCAGTTCCATTGCCTAAGTCTGACTATGGAAAATTCTACATGGGAGATTGTTACATCATCTTGCAG ACAACACCTGGCAGGGGAGGCACTTATCTGCACGACATACATTTCTGGATTGGGAAAGATTCAAGTCAG GATGAATCTGGAACGGCAGCTATTAAAACAGTTGAACTTGATGTTGTTCTTGGAGGGCGTGCAGTGCAGCATAGGGAACTTCAAGGACATGAGTCagacaaatttttatcatattttaaaccTTGTATTATACCATTAGAGGGAGGTGTTGCATCTGGATTCAAGAAACCTGAGGAAGAAGAGTTTGAAACACGCCTGTATGTATGCAGGGGAAAACGAGTTGTCAGGATGAAGCAG GTTCCTTTTGCTCGGTCTTCACTAAATCATGATGATGTGTTTATCCTGGACACTCAGCATAAGATTTATCAATTCAATGGTGCAAATTCCAATATCCAGGAAAGAGCTAAGGCTTTGGAAGTAACTCAGTTTTTAAAGGAAAAGTATCATGAAGGGAAGTGTGATGTCGCAATTGTTG ATGATGGGAAATTAGACACAGAGTCAGACTCGGGTGAATTCTGGGTTCTCCTTGGTGGTTTTGCTCCAATTGGCAAGAAAGTTGCTGGAGAAGATGATATTGTTCCAGAGAGCATTCCCGCACAACTTTACAG CATTGAAGATGGTCAAGCTAAGATTGTAGAGGGTGAACTCTCCAAATCCTTGTTGGAAAACAATAAATGCTATATATTGGATCGTGGCAATGAAGTATTTGTTTGGGTTGGCCGGGTAACTCAATTGGAGGAGAGAAAAGCAGCTGGTCAAAAAGTTGAG GAATTTCTTGCTAACCAAAATAGGCCAAAATCAACAAGGATAACCAGGGTAATACAAGGTTATGAGACACATGCATTTAAGTCAAACTTTGATTCTTGGCCATCAGGGTCAGCAACACCTGGTGCTGAGGAGGGCAGAGGGAAAGTAGCAG CCTTGTTGAAGCAGCAAGGTGTTGGTATCAAAGGCATGAACAAAAGTACTACTACAAATGAGGCAGTCCCACCTTTGCTTGAAGGGGGTGGAAAGATGGAG GTATGGCGCATTAACGGCAAAGCCAGGACTGCCTTGCCTAAAGAGGATGTTGGAAAATTTTACAGTGGGGACTGCTACATTGTCCTTTATACTTATCACTCAGGTGATAGGAAAGAAGATTATTTTTTGTGCAGTTGGATTGGAACTGATAGCATTGAG GAAGACCAAATGATGGCAGCTCAGTTGGCTACTACAATGTGCAACTCACTGAAGGGAAGACCTGTTCAG GGTCGTATATTTCAAGGTAAAGAGCCACCACAGTTTGTTGCACTCTTTCAACCTATGGTGGTCCTTAAG GGTGGTTTAAGCTCTGGTTACAAAAAGTACTTAGCAGACAAAGGTGTAACAGATGAAACTTATACAGCTGAAAATATTGCGCTGATTCGGATATCTGGAACTTCTATTCATAACAATAAGGTGGTGCAAGTTGATGCG GTGGCTACATCATTGAACTCTACTGAGTGTTTCCTCCTTCAGTCTGGCTCTTCAACTTTCACTTGGCATGGAAATCAATGTACCTTCGAGCAGCAGCAATTGGCTGCAAAAGTTGCTGAATTTCTGAAG CCAGGTGTTTCTCTAAAACATGCTAAAGAAGGGACAGAGAGCTCTGCTTTCTGGTTTGCACTAGGGGGGAAACAAAGTTACACCAGTAAAAAGATTTCTCCAGAAGTTGTCAGAGATCCTCACTTATttacattttcatttaataaag GAAAGTTTGAG GTTGAGGAAGTTTACAACTTCTCACAAGATGATCTGCTGAGTGAGGATATTTTGCTGCTTGACACGCATGCTGAAGTGTTTGTTTGGGTTGGTCAGTCTGTAGACTCCAAAGAAAAGCAAAGTGCTTTTGAAATTGGCCAG TATTACATAAACATGGCTACATCTCTGGAGGGATTGTCTCCAAAAGTTCCATTATACAAAGTTACTGAAGGAAATGAGCCATGCTTCTTCACAACATTCTTTTCATGGGATTCAACAAAAGCTGCT GTTCAAGGAAACTCATTCCAGAAGAAGGTGGCATTGCTCTTTGGAGCAAGTCATGTTGCGGAG GATAAGTCAAACACAAATCAGGGAGGACCAACTCAAAGGGCTTCTGCCTTAGCTGCCTTATCATCTGCTTTTAATCCGTCTTCTGGGAAATCCAATCCAGTAAATTCTTTCTTCATGCTACAA ACCCAGGATAGGTCCAATGGTTCAAACCAAGGGGGACCCACTCAAAGAGCGACGGCATTAGCTGCCTTATCCTCAGCATTTAATTCGTCACCTGGAAGCAAAGGTTCTGCTTCAAAGCTCTCCAACGCAGGTCAGGGATCACAAAGAGCAGCAGCAGTAGCGGCTCTTTCATCAGTTCTTACTGCTGAAAAGAAGAGATCACCTGATGCCTCTCCTCCCCAATCTAGCAGCCCTCCTTCAGAAACTAACCCTCCTT CTGAATCTGCCCAGTCAGAATCAGATTCTCAAGAAGTTGCCGAGGTCAAGGAGGATGAGGAAGTTCTGGCAGTATCAGAAAGCAATGGAGAGGAAGTGACTTCACAGGATGATAACGGAAGTGAATCAGGTCTAAGTACATTCAGTTATAATCAACTGAAGGCCAAATCCAAAAATCCAGTTACTGGAATCGATTTTAAACGAAGAGAG GCCTATCTGTCAGATGAGGAGTTCCAGAACGTGTTTGGGATGGCAAAAGAAGACTTTTACAAGTTGCCAAAATGGAAGCAAGACATGCAGAAAAAGAAAGTTGATTTATTCTAG
- the LOC123225495 gene encoding villin-3-like isoform X2 has protein sequence MSISTKSLDPAFQGEGQRLGTEIWRIENFQPVPLPKSDYGKFYMGDCYIILQTTPGRGGTYLHDIHFWIGKDSSQDESGTAAIKTVELDVVLGGRAVQHRELQGHESDKFLSYFKPCIIPLEGGVASGFKKPEEEEFETRLYVCRGKRVVRMKQVPFARSSLNHDDVFILDTQHKIYQFNGANSNIQERAKALEVTQFLKEKYHEGKCDVAIVDDGKLDTESDSGEFWVLLGGFAPIGKKVAGEDDIVPESIPAQLYSIEDGQAKIVEGELSKSLLENNKCYILDRGNEVFVWVGRVTQLEERKAAGQKVEEFLANQNRPKSTRITRVIQGYETHAFKSNFDSWPSGSATPGAEEGRGKVAALLKQQGVGIKGMNKSTTTNEAVPPLLEGGGKMEVWRINGKARTALPKEDVGKFYSGDCYIVLYTYHSGDRKEDYFLCSWIGTDSIEEDQMMAAQLATTMCNSLKGRPVQGRIFQGKEPPQFVALFQPMVVLKGGLSSGYKKYLADKGVTDETYTAENIALIRISGTSIHNNKVVQVDAVATSLNSTECFLLQSGSSTFTWHGNQCTFEQQQLAAKVAEFLKPGVSLKHAKEGTESSAFWFALGGKQSYTSKKISPEVVRDPHLFTFSFNKGKFEVEEVYNFSQDDLLSEDILLLDTHAEVFVWVGQSVDSKEKQSAFEIGQYYINMATSLEGLSPKVPLYKVTEGNEPCFFTTFFSWDSTKAAVQGNSFQKKVALLFGASHVAEDKSNTNQGGPTQRASALAALSSAFNPSSGKSNPTQDRSNGSNQGGPTQRATALAALSSAFNSSPGSKGSASKLSNAGQGSQRAAAVAALSSVLTAEKKRSPDASPPQSSSPPSETNPPSESAQSESDSQEVAEVKEDEEVLAVSESNGEEVTSQDDNGSESGLSTFSYNQLKAKSKNPVTGIDFKRREAYLSDEEFQNVFGMAKEDFYKLPKWKQDMQKKKVDLF, from the exons ATGTCTATCTCTACAAAATCTTTGGATCCTGCATTTCAAGGAGAGGGTCAAAGACT GGGGACTGAAATCTGGAGAATTGAGAATTTCCAACCAGTTCCATTGCCTAAGTCTGACTATGGAAAATTCTACATGGGAGATTGTTACATCATCTTGCAG ACAACACCTGGCAGGGGAGGCACTTATCTGCACGACATACATTTCTGGATTGGGAAAGATTCAAGTCAG GATGAATCTGGAACGGCAGCTATTAAAACAGTTGAACTTGATGTTGTTCTTGGAGGGCGTGCAGTGCAGCATAGGGAACTTCAAGGACATGAGTCagacaaatttttatcatattttaaaccTTGTATTATACCATTAGAGGGAGGTGTTGCATCTGGATTCAAGAAACCTGAGGAAGAAGAGTTTGAAACACGCCTGTATGTATGCAGGGGAAAACGAGTTGTCAGGATGAAGCAG GTTCCTTTTGCTCGGTCTTCACTAAATCATGATGATGTGTTTATCCTGGACACTCAGCATAAGATTTATCAATTCAATGGTGCAAATTCCAATATCCAGGAAAGAGCTAAGGCTTTGGAAGTAACTCAGTTTTTAAAGGAAAAGTATCATGAAGGGAAGTGTGATGTCGCAATTGTTG ATGATGGGAAATTAGACACAGAGTCAGACTCGGGTGAATTCTGGGTTCTCCTTGGTGGTTTTGCTCCAATTGGCAAGAAAGTTGCTGGAGAAGATGATATTGTTCCAGAGAGCATTCCCGCACAACTTTACAG CATTGAAGATGGTCAAGCTAAGATTGTAGAGGGTGAACTCTCCAAATCCTTGTTGGAAAACAATAAATGCTATATATTGGATCGTGGCAATGAAGTATTTGTTTGGGTTGGCCGGGTAACTCAATTGGAGGAGAGAAAAGCAGCTGGTCAAAAAGTTGAG GAATTTCTTGCTAACCAAAATAGGCCAAAATCAACAAGGATAACCAGGGTAATACAAGGTTATGAGACACATGCATTTAAGTCAAACTTTGATTCTTGGCCATCAGGGTCAGCAACACCTGGTGCTGAGGAGGGCAGAGGGAAAGTAGCAG CCTTGTTGAAGCAGCAAGGTGTTGGTATCAAAGGCATGAACAAAAGTACTACTACAAATGAGGCAGTCCCACCTTTGCTTGAAGGGGGTGGAAAGATGGAG GTATGGCGCATTAACGGCAAAGCCAGGACTGCCTTGCCTAAAGAGGATGTTGGAAAATTTTACAGTGGGGACTGCTACATTGTCCTTTATACTTATCACTCAGGTGATAGGAAAGAAGATTATTTTTTGTGCAGTTGGATTGGAACTGATAGCATTGAG GAAGACCAAATGATGGCAGCTCAGTTGGCTACTACAATGTGCAACTCACTGAAGGGAAGACCTGTTCAG GGTCGTATATTTCAAGGTAAAGAGCCACCACAGTTTGTTGCACTCTTTCAACCTATGGTGGTCCTTAAG GGTGGTTTAAGCTCTGGTTACAAAAAGTACTTAGCAGACAAAGGTGTAACAGATGAAACTTATACAGCTGAAAATATTGCGCTGATTCGGATATCTGGAACTTCTATTCATAACAATAAGGTGGTGCAAGTTGATGCG GTGGCTACATCATTGAACTCTACTGAGTGTTTCCTCCTTCAGTCTGGCTCTTCAACTTTCACTTGGCATGGAAATCAATGTACCTTCGAGCAGCAGCAATTGGCTGCAAAAGTTGCTGAATTTCTGAAG CCAGGTGTTTCTCTAAAACATGCTAAAGAAGGGACAGAGAGCTCTGCTTTCTGGTTTGCACTAGGGGGGAAACAAAGTTACACCAGTAAAAAGATTTCTCCAGAAGTTGTCAGAGATCCTCACTTATttacattttcatttaataaag GAAAGTTTGAG GTTGAGGAAGTTTACAACTTCTCACAAGATGATCTGCTGAGTGAGGATATTTTGCTGCTTGACACGCATGCTGAAGTGTTTGTTTGGGTTGGTCAGTCTGTAGACTCCAAAGAAAAGCAAAGTGCTTTTGAAATTGGCCAG TATTACATAAACATGGCTACATCTCTGGAGGGATTGTCTCCAAAAGTTCCATTATACAAAGTTACTGAAGGAAATGAGCCATGCTTCTTCACAACATTCTTTTCATGGGATTCAACAAAAGCTGCT GTTCAAGGAAACTCATTCCAGAAGAAGGTGGCATTGCTCTTTGGAGCAAGTCATGTTGCGGAG GATAAGTCAAACACAAATCAGGGAGGACCAACTCAAAGGGCTTCTGCCTTAGCTGCCTTATCATCTGCTTTTAATCCGTCTTCTGGGAAATCCAATCCA ACCCAGGATAGGTCCAATGGTTCAAACCAAGGGGGACCCACTCAAAGAGCGACGGCATTAGCTGCCTTATCCTCAGCATTTAATTCGTCACCTGGAAGCAAAGGTTCTGCTTCAAAGCTCTCCAACGCAGGTCAGGGATCACAAAGAGCAGCAGCAGTAGCGGCTCTTTCATCAGTTCTTACTGCTGAAAAGAAGAGATCACCTGATGCCTCTCCTCCCCAATCTAGCAGCCCTCCTTCAGAAACTAACCCTCCTT CTGAATCTGCCCAGTCAGAATCAGATTCTCAAGAAGTTGCCGAGGTCAAGGAGGATGAGGAAGTTCTGGCAGTATCAGAAAGCAATGGAGAGGAAGTGACTTCACAGGATGATAACGGAAGTGAATCAGGTCTAAGTACATTCAGTTATAATCAACTGAAGGCCAAATCCAAAAATCCAGTTACTGGAATCGATTTTAAACGAAGAGAG GCCTATCTGTCAGATGAGGAGTTCCAGAACGTGTTTGGGATGGCAAAAGAAGACTTTTACAAGTTGCCAAAATGGAAGCAAGACATGCAGAAAAAGAAAGTTGATTTATTCTAG
- the LOC123225495 gene encoding villin-3-like isoform X1, giving the protein MSISTKSLDPAFQGEGQRLGTEIWRIENFQPVPLPKSDYGKFYMGDCYIILQTTPGRGGTYLHDIHFWIGKDSSQDESGTAAIKTVELDVVLGGRAVQHRELQGHESDKFLSYFKPCIIPLEGGVASGFKKPEEEEFETRLYVCRGKRVVRMKQVPFARSSLNHDDVFILDTQHKIYQFNGANSNIQERAKALEVTQFLKEKYHEGKCDVAIVDDGKLDTESDSGEFWVLLGGFAPIGKKVAGEDDIVPESIPAQLYSIEDGQAKIVEGELSKSLLENNKCYILDRGNEVFVWVGRVTQLEERKAAGQKVEEFLANQNRPKSTRITRVIQGYETHAFKSNFDSWPSGSATPGAEEGRGKVAALLKQQGVGIKGMNKSTTTNEAVPPLLEGGGKMEVWRINGKARTALPKEDVGKFYSGDCYIVLYTYHSGDRKEDYFLCSWIGTDSIEEDQMMAAQLATTMCNSLKGRPVQGRIFQGKEPPQFVALFQPMVVLKGGLSSGYKKYLADKGVTDETYTAENIALIRISGTSIHNNKVVQVDAVATSLNSTECFLLQSGSSTFTWHGNQCTFEQQQLAAKVAEFLKPGVSLKHAKEGTESSAFWFALGGKQSYTSKKISPEVVRDPHLFTFSFNKGKFEVEEVYNFSQDDLLSEDILLLDTHAEVFVWVGQSVDSKEKQSAFEIGQYYINMATSLEGLSPKVPLYKVTEGNEPCFFTTFFSWDSTKAAVQGNSFQKKVALLFGASHVAEDKSNTNQGGPTQRASALAALSSAFNPSSGKSNPVNSFFMLQTQDRSNGSNQGGPTQRATALAALSSAFNSSPGSKGSASKLSNAGQGSQRAAAVAALSSVLTAEKKRSPDASPPQSSSPPSETNPPSESAQSESDSQEVAEVKEDEEVLAVSESNGEEVTSQDDNGSESGLSTFSYNQLKAKSKNPVTGIDFKRREAYLSDEEFQNVFGMAKEDFYKLPKWKQDMQKKKVDLF; this is encoded by the exons ATGTCTATCTCTACAAAATCTTTGGATCCTGCATTTCAAGGAGAGGGTCAAAGACT GGGGACTGAAATCTGGAGAATTGAGAATTTCCAACCAGTTCCATTGCCTAAGTCTGACTATGGAAAATTCTACATGGGAGATTGTTACATCATCTTGCAG ACAACACCTGGCAGGGGAGGCACTTATCTGCACGACATACATTTCTGGATTGGGAAAGATTCAAGTCAG GATGAATCTGGAACGGCAGCTATTAAAACAGTTGAACTTGATGTTGTTCTTGGAGGGCGTGCAGTGCAGCATAGGGAACTTCAAGGACATGAGTCagacaaatttttatcatattttaaaccTTGTATTATACCATTAGAGGGAGGTGTTGCATCTGGATTCAAGAAACCTGAGGAAGAAGAGTTTGAAACACGCCTGTATGTATGCAGGGGAAAACGAGTTGTCAGGATGAAGCAG GTTCCTTTTGCTCGGTCTTCACTAAATCATGATGATGTGTTTATCCTGGACACTCAGCATAAGATTTATCAATTCAATGGTGCAAATTCCAATATCCAGGAAAGAGCTAAGGCTTTGGAAGTAACTCAGTTTTTAAAGGAAAAGTATCATGAAGGGAAGTGTGATGTCGCAATTGTTG ATGATGGGAAATTAGACACAGAGTCAGACTCGGGTGAATTCTGGGTTCTCCTTGGTGGTTTTGCTCCAATTGGCAAGAAAGTTGCTGGAGAAGATGATATTGTTCCAGAGAGCATTCCCGCACAACTTTACAG CATTGAAGATGGTCAAGCTAAGATTGTAGAGGGTGAACTCTCCAAATCCTTGTTGGAAAACAATAAATGCTATATATTGGATCGTGGCAATGAAGTATTTGTTTGGGTTGGCCGGGTAACTCAATTGGAGGAGAGAAAAGCAGCTGGTCAAAAAGTTGAG GAATTTCTTGCTAACCAAAATAGGCCAAAATCAACAAGGATAACCAGGGTAATACAAGGTTATGAGACACATGCATTTAAGTCAAACTTTGATTCTTGGCCATCAGGGTCAGCAACACCTGGTGCTGAGGAGGGCAGAGGGAAAGTAGCAG CCTTGTTGAAGCAGCAAGGTGTTGGTATCAAAGGCATGAACAAAAGTACTACTACAAATGAGGCAGTCCCACCTTTGCTTGAAGGGGGTGGAAAGATGGAG GTATGGCGCATTAACGGCAAAGCCAGGACTGCCTTGCCTAAAGAGGATGTTGGAAAATTTTACAGTGGGGACTGCTACATTGTCCTTTATACTTATCACTCAGGTGATAGGAAAGAAGATTATTTTTTGTGCAGTTGGATTGGAACTGATAGCATTGAG GAAGACCAAATGATGGCAGCTCAGTTGGCTACTACAATGTGCAACTCACTGAAGGGAAGACCTGTTCAG GGTCGTATATTTCAAGGTAAAGAGCCACCACAGTTTGTTGCACTCTTTCAACCTATGGTGGTCCTTAAG GGTGGTTTAAGCTCTGGTTACAAAAAGTACTTAGCAGACAAAGGTGTAACAGATGAAACTTATACAGCTGAAAATATTGCGCTGATTCGGATATCTGGAACTTCTATTCATAACAATAAGGTGGTGCAAGTTGATGCG GTGGCTACATCATTGAACTCTACTGAGTGTTTCCTCCTTCAGTCTGGCTCTTCAACTTTCACTTGGCATGGAAATCAATGTACCTTCGAGCAGCAGCAATTGGCTGCAAAAGTTGCTGAATTTCTGAAG CCAGGTGTTTCTCTAAAACATGCTAAAGAAGGGACAGAGAGCTCTGCTTTCTGGTTTGCACTAGGGGGGAAACAAAGTTACACCAGTAAAAAGATTTCTCCAGAAGTTGTCAGAGATCCTCACTTATttacattttcatttaataaag GAAAGTTTGAG GTTGAGGAAGTTTACAACTTCTCACAAGATGATCTGCTGAGTGAGGATATTTTGCTGCTTGACACGCATGCTGAAGTGTTTGTTTGGGTTGGTCAGTCTGTAGACTCCAAAGAAAAGCAAAGTGCTTTTGAAATTGGCCAG TATTACATAAACATGGCTACATCTCTGGAGGGATTGTCTCCAAAAGTTCCATTATACAAAGTTACTGAAGGAAATGAGCCATGCTTCTTCACAACATTCTTTTCATGGGATTCAACAAAAGCTGCT GTTCAAGGAAACTCATTCCAGAAGAAGGTGGCATTGCTCTTTGGAGCAAGTCATGTTGCGGAG GATAAGTCAAACACAAATCAGGGAGGACCAACTCAAAGGGCTTCTGCCTTAGCTGCCTTATCATCTGCTTTTAATCCGTCTTCTGGGAAATCCAATCCAGTAAATTCTTTCTTCATGCTACAA ACCCAGGATAGGTCCAATGGTTCAAACCAAGGGGGACCCACTCAAAGAGCGACGGCATTAGCTGCCTTATCCTCAGCATTTAATTCGTCACCTGGAAGCAAAGGTTCTGCTTCAAAGCTCTCCAACGCAGGTCAGGGATCACAAAGAGCAGCAGCAGTAGCGGCTCTTTCATCAGTTCTTACTGCTGAAAAGAAGAGATCACCTGATGCCTCTCCTCCCCAATCTAGCAGCCCTCCTTCAGAAACTAACCCTCCTT CTGAATCTGCCCAGTCAGAATCAGATTCTCAAGAAGTTGCCGAGGTCAAGGAGGATGAGGAAGTTCTGGCAGTATCAGAAAGCAATGGAGAGGAAGTGACTTCACAGGATGATAACGGAAGTGAATCAGGTCTAAGTACATTCAGTTATAATCAACTGAAGGCCAAATCCAAAAATCCAGTTACTGGAATCGATTTTAAACGAAGAGAG GCCTATCTGTCAGATGAGGAGTTCCAGAACGTGTTTGGGATGGCAAAAGAAGACTTTTACAAGTTGCCAAAATGGAAGCAAGACATGCAGAAAAAGAAAGTTGATTTATTCTAG